One genomic segment of [Phormidium] sp. ETS-05 includes these proteins:
- a CDS encoding AAA family ATPase, whose product MKIQSIQLKYFKRFRELNLDFTDYQTGLAKNLILLIGINGAGKTSILQAIAAALGRATGRLKSPADLTWPGFNYELLASSWGRFNSQVNLQLQFSTSELNNIAELHQKLTDMGHDLPVAPGASHLVQLHWVGERVDADNAAELFQFKGRQYAKQLVRSEGFQVFERVGTVLWYTEQRTATSLTTEDPDKQLEITEDILRDRLFKWQHFHQDVATGKIKQLRPGQKDVYAEIERIYKQLFPRRSFEGSIPRENIDDILSEPWFYLYDGNKQYEISEMSGGERAIFPMIVDFVNWNIHNSVILIDELELHLHPPMQQALLRVLPKLGKNNQFIITTHSDAVAALVPNAHIIRVEEKVEERVAAEV is encoded by the coding sequence ATGAAAATCCAATCAATTCAGCTTAAGTATTTCAAGAGGTTTCGAGAGCTAAACTTAGATTTTACTGATTATCAAACCGGGTTGGCTAAAAATTTAATTTTGCTAATTGGCATAAATGGTGCAGGAAAAACCAGTATTTTACAGGCGATAGCAGCAGCTTTAGGCAGAGCAACGGGACGGTTAAAAAGTCCGGCAGATTTAACATGGCCAGGGTTTAATTATGAACTATTAGCCAGTAGCTGGGGTAGATTCAATTCCCAGGTAAATCTTCAATTACAATTTTCTACATCGGAGCTAAACAACATCGCCGAATTGCATCAAAAATTAACCGATATGGGTCACGATTTGCCAGTAGCTCCCGGAGCAAGTCATTTGGTGCAACTGCACTGGGTAGGCGAGCGCGTTGATGCAGATAATGCGGCTGAATTGTTTCAGTTTAAAGGCAGACAATACGCCAAGCAACTGGTGAGGTCTGAAGGTTTTCAGGTGTTCGAGCGAGTGGGGACAGTTCTCTGGTACACCGAGCAACGCACGGCTACCAGTTTAACCACGGAAGACCCGGATAAACAATTGGAAATCACTGAGGATATTTTGCGCGATCGGCTTTTCAAGTGGCAGCACTTCCATCAAGATGTAGCAACCGGCAAAATTAAGCAACTCCGTCCCGGGCAAAAGGATGTCTATGCGGAAATTGAACGCATATACAAACAACTATTTCCCCGCCGCAGCTTTGAAGGTTCCATCCCCCGCGAAAACATAGATGATATCCTGAGCGAACCCTGGTTTTATCTGTACGACGGCAACAAGCAGTATGAAATTTCCGAGATGTCTGGCGGAGAGCGGGCGATTTTCCCGATGATTGTGGATTTCGTGAATTGGAATATTCACAATTCAGTGATTCTGATTGATGAACTTGAGTTGCATTTACATCCACCCATGCAGCAGGCATTGCTGAGAGTTTTGCCAAAATTAGGCAAAAATAATCAGTTTATTATTACCACACATTCTGATGCGGTGGCAGCATTAGTACCAAATGCACATATAATTAGAGTGGAAGAAAAGGTAGAAGAAAGGGTAGCAGCAGAGGTGTAG
- a CDS encoding N-acetylglucosamine kinase, protein MGCVLGIDGGGTKTVCVLMEESGEVVGRGDAGPSNYQTVGLDAAGEEIALAISGALRSAVDSGWQGDREVRGIGVGLAGVGRPEDVVVVYSLVQHLQYRLPLPLTWAVSPAAIVVENDCTIALVGGIGDNVGVVTIAGTGAIAYGRNREGITKRASGWGYLLGDEGSGYDIAVQGLRAAVRAHDGRGPHTILGERFQERLQIANLEEVIELVYRRGWSVKDIAALATVVDIAAADGDHIATAIIDNAISELVLATRVVCEGLFAPGEPFDLVTSGGMWKGMSQFRDKFADAMTSVIGSVNIIWPSHEPAYGAAMLALHKLKD, encoded by the coding sequence ATGGGTTGCGTACTGGGAATTGATGGTGGAGGCACGAAGACGGTTTGCGTGCTGATGGAGGAAAGCGGGGAAGTGGTGGGAAGAGGCGATGCCGGTCCATCCAACTACCAAACCGTGGGTTTAGATGCGGCGGGGGAGGAAATTGCCCTGGCTATTAGTGGGGCGCTGCGGTCCGCTGTGGATAGTGGCTGGCAAGGAGACCGAGAAGTGCGCGGGATCGGCGTCGGTTTAGCTGGGGTGGGACGCCCAGAAGATGTGGTGGTGGTATATAGTTTGGTGCAGCACTTACAGTATCGCTTACCCCTACCGTTAACTTGGGCCGTGTCTCCCGCCGCCATAGTAGTAGAGAATGACTGCACGATCGCTCTGGTAGGTGGCATCGGGGACAATGTGGGGGTGGTGACGATCGCAGGGACAGGAGCGATCGCCTACGGACGCAACCGAGAAGGAATCACCAAACGCGCCAGCGGCTGGGGTTATCTTCTCGGAGACGAAGGCAGCGGCTACGATATTGCCGTCCAGGGGTTGCGCGCCGCCGTGCGCGCTCACGACGGACGCGGACCCCACACTATCCTAGGAGAGCGTTTCCAAGAGCGCCTGCAAATAGCCAATTTAGAAGAGGTCATCGAACTGGTTTACCGCCGGGGTTGGAGCGTCAAAGATATTGCCGCCTTAGCCACAGTTGTGGATATTGCCGCCGCCGATGGGGATCATATTGCTACCGCCATTATCGATAACGCCATCAGTGAATTAGTTCTCGCCACCCGAGTCGTCTGTGAGGGTTTATTTGCTCCCGGCGAACCATTTGATTTAGTCACATCCGGCGGGATGTGGAAAGGAATGTCTCAATTCCGAGATAAATTTGCTGATGCCATGACATCAGTCATCGGCTCTGTCAATATTATCTGGCCCAGCCATGAACCCGCTTATGGTGCGGCCATGCTCGCACTACATAAACTCAAAGATTAG
- a CDS encoding PfkB family carbohydrate kinase, whose translation MTNMFDVCVVGHITKDIIRVNGEVKKEQPGGTAYYTAIALNSLGVKVAVITKTSGKDRDNLLAELDDRGIGVFWQESLETTVFENSYQSANLDDRLQRVRAIASPFTAADVAAVNAKFYHIGALTNQDIAADFWGAAAQQCDYMCLDAQGFLRQVTDAGEVVNVPWLDKQVGLSYIDILKVDRKEARLLSEEQNHETAAVVIASYGPKEILVTAASKGSLVYHQGNFYQIPAFPPQQAIDPTGCGDTYVAGYIYQRMHSEDLEQVGRFAALVATRKLENFGPLREWE comes from the coding sequence ATGACCAATATGTTTGATGTTTGCGTTGTCGGTCACATTACCAAAGATATCATCCGGGTTAACGGGGAAGTGAAAAAAGAGCAGCCCGGTGGTACAGCTTATTATACTGCCATTGCTTTAAATAGTTTGGGAGTGAAGGTGGCGGTAATTACCAAAACTTCTGGGAAAGACCGAGATAATTTGCTGGCAGAATTAGACGATCGGGGCATTGGGGTGTTTTGGCAGGAAAGCCTGGAAACTACGGTTTTTGAAAACAGTTACCAGAGTGCGAACCTGGACGATCGCCTGCAGCGCGTCAGAGCGATCGCCTCTCCATTCACCGCCGCCGATGTGGCCGCAGTTAACGCCAAATTCTACCATATTGGCGCCCTCACCAATCAAGATATCGCTGCCGACTTTTGGGGCGCTGCCGCCCAGCAATGTGATTATATGTGTTTGGACGCTCAAGGGTTTTTGCGGCAAGTCACTGATGCTGGCGAAGTGGTGAATGTTCCCTGGCTAGATAAACAAGTGGGATTGAGCTATATCGATATCCTGAAAGTAGATAGAAAAGAAGCGCGCCTTTTATCGGAAGAACAAAATCACGAAACTGCAGCCGTAGTCATCGCCAGTTATGGACCAAAAGAAATCCTGGTGACAGCGGCGAGTAAAGGTTCTCTCGTCTATCATCAGGGCAATTTTTATCAAATTCCTGCCTTTCCTCCCCAACAAGCGATCGACCCCACCGGCTGCGGCGATACTTATGTAGCCGGTTATATTTACCAGCGGATGCACTCAGAAGATTTAGAGCAAGTGGGCCGATTTGCTGCTTTGGTTGCTACCCGCAAATTAGAGAATTTCGGCCCGTTGAGGGAGTGGGAGTAG
- a CDS encoding aminotransferase class I/II-fold pyridoxal phosphate-dependent enzyme, which translates to MLSFIRSDLNQFNAYQPHPGGEDGAPVLAEVDRLDTNESPYDLPPELKQKLAFATSELIESNRYPDGSHASLKQAVATYVNETISASGAIPHAITPAQISIGNGSDELIRSILIATCLNGEGSILVANPTFSMYEIIAKSMGIPVVAVGRSETDFAIDLDAAQKAVTETGGWGDGEQGSGGAGEQGSKGDGVGAIRESPLLSPLPPGPPAPLPPYPPIRVVFVVHPNSPTANPLTPAEIDWLRSLPDYILVAIDEAYYEFSGHTLVGELKARPNWVILRTFSKAFRLAAARVGYAVGSPELIGAIEKIRLPYNLPSFSQAAAHTALLNRHLLSPAIDQIKAQRDRLIPAFSQLPWLQVWPSGANFIYLRPNSLCPLDAAQIAASLKAKGTLIRHTGGGLRITVGTPEENDRTLERLRALV; encoded by the coding sequence ATGCTCAGCTTTATTCGTTCAGACTTAAACCAATTCAACGCCTACCAACCCCACCCAGGGGGGGAGGATGGGGCACCGGTCCTCGCGGAAGTCGATCGCCTCGACACCAACGAAAGCCCCTATGATTTGCCCCCAGAATTAAAACAAAAACTGGCATTTGCCACCAGCGAGCTGATCGAGTCCAACCGCTATCCCGACGGTTCTCACGCCAGCCTCAAACAGGCAGTAGCCACCTATGTCAACGAAACCATATCCGCCTCTGGGGCAATTCCTCACGCCATCACTCCCGCCCAAATTTCCATAGGCAACGGCTCCGATGAATTAATCCGGTCGATCCTCATCGCCACCTGTCTCAACGGCGAAGGCTCGATACTGGTAGCTAATCCTACCTTTTCCATGTATGAAATCATCGCCAAAAGCATGGGTATCCCCGTGGTAGCCGTGGGTAGGTCAGAAACCGATTTCGCGATCGACCTAGACGCCGCCCAAAAGGCAGTGACGGAGACGGGGGGATGGGGAGACGGGGAGCAGGGGAGCGGAGGAGCAGGGGAGCAAGGGAGCAAGGGAGACGGGGTAGGGGCGATTCGCGAATCGCCCCTACTTTCCCCCCTGCCCCCCGGCCCCCCTGCCCCCCTGCCCCCCTACCCCCCCATCAGAGTGGTGTTTGTGGTTCACCCGAACTCTCCCACCGCCAACCCCCTCACCCCTGCCGAAATTGACTGGTTGCGAAGTTTGCCAGACTACATTCTGGTGGCAATAGATGAGGCATATTATGAATTTAGTGGGCATACCCTAGTGGGGGAACTGAAGGCGCGCCCCAATTGGGTGATTTTGCGGACATTTTCCAAGGCATTTCGCCTAGCAGCGGCGCGGGTGGGATACGCAGTGGGGAGCCCGGAACTGATCGGGGCGATCGAGAAAATCCGCCTCCCCTACAACCTGCCGAGTTTCTCCCAAGCCGCCGCCCACACTGCTCTACTTAACCGCCATCTCCTCTCACCAGCCATTGACCAAATTAAAGCCCAGCGCGATCGATTAATCCCCGCCTTCTCCCAGTTACCCTGGTTACAAGTGTGGCCCTCCGGCGCCAACTTCATCTACCTGCGGCCAAACTCCCTATGCCCTTTGGATGCAGCCCAAATCGCTGCCTCCCTCAAAGCCAAGGGCACCCTCATCCGCCATACCGGCGGCGGTTTGCGCATCACCGTGGGCACCCCCGAAGAAAACGATCGCACCCTAGAGCGGTTGCGCGCCCTAGTTTAG
- a CDS encoding response regulator, producing MTKPKILLVDDEPDNLELLYRTFYRDYRVLSAENAPKALELLATHNDIAVIISDQRMPMMSGTEFLSVTATQYPDVIRIILTAYTDVEDLVEAINAGKVFKYVTKPWDPDELKAVVKQAVDTHNVLKARTRELIRTLRQESLLNVVTNTIRSRTNYQEILQVIVETLGQMFEASYCILCPFQDGDRLDEKFIYQNPKAVGIQTEAQPEDIAEFLSHTVWETFDVEIISDVATDERLQQQTPEIWQRQTAYQRANIRSSLIVPLIFRLELMAVLALHQCAQPRQWQDDEVQLVFMVADQAALSLSQARAYEQAQALAKREALINTITTAIRSSLNPQDIFAAITEQLGEALQVDGCALSLWTEQDEYVQCVGLYDKGQSVVVEESWQGDGGTRGGVGANGHSPLQGPGDGGTGGSVGSVGSVGSVGSVGSVGSVGSNLPPHPPHPPIPPIPLAPSSPSSHPSPSPHPPVTPSPSLPVSESPPPPAAKGLPRSVVPIRGNPVQLQLLATQEPVVVNDLQSEPELNVPELPLRSPARALLVVPLLSDGQIIGSISLRQTNAPRRWLQSEIDLAQAVAAQAAIAVQQSRLYQTTRQQAERLLELDRVKTEFFQNISHEFRTPLTLTIGPLEAAVEQNRDLPLDQAAIALRNCRRLLRLVNQLLDLQRLDAGRLQPTFRPCDLIAFVEQTVLAFRPYCEKKGITVTTHLNPCPPIYLDLEKFDKVLYNLLSNAMKFTFPGGSITISVTSAGDYCLLQVKDTGIGIRTDQIPHLFERFRQAEGSANRSYEGSGLGLALVKELVEMHRGQITLDSVYGEGSTFTVWLHTGNAHLPPDQIIEVPTSVLPSRAEVELADVEIEDYMDEEDLIPPQTGDNIISVAKDSSPQPQAATLQGVAPTILVVDDNADLRHYLWTILHSQGYRLILGRNGAQGFDLARHHKPDLIITDLMMPLVSGLEMIASIREDENLKGTPIILLTAKANEETRIEGTEKGADAYLAKPFNDRELLALVRNLLSLKATEKQVAQLNTYLTQSVLKRFLPPSMVEKAAAGELELDLQPEPRLITILFSDIVGFTPLANTLRSRRVAEVLNEYLAEMTTAVFDNGGVVDKFVGDAIIALFGAPEDCSPNEQVSRAVAAARQMLRRLEDLNRKWQEQGLPAVRFRCGIHQGTAVVGLFGGEERADYTAIGPSVNIAARLQEAAEPGSILVSAAVADYLSDDEITKFGPLQLKGIDETVLAFFVTPEARGL from the coding sequence ATGACAAAACCGAAAATTCTGCTCGTAGATGACGAACCCGATAACCTGGAGCTGCTTTATCGCACCTTCTATCGGGACTATCGAGTGTTGAGTGCAGAAAATGCGCCCAAAGCATTGGAGTTGCTGGCAACTCACAATGACATTGCCGTGATTATTTCCGACCAGCGGATGCCCATGATGAGCGGTACTGAGTTCCTCAGCGTCACCGCCACTCAGTATCCCGATGTCATCCGCATCATTTTGACCGCCTACACCGATGTGGAAGACTTGGTAGAGGCCATTAACGCTGGTAAAGTCTTCAAATACGTTACCAAACCCTGGGACCCAGACGAACTCAAGGCCGTAGTCAAGCAGGCGGTAGATACTCACAATGTCCTGAAAGCGCGGACTAGGGAGCTGATTCGCACTCTGCGCCAGGAATCGCTGCTAAATGTGGTGACGAATACGATTCGATCGCGCACCAACTACCAAGAAATTCTGCAAGTCATCGTCGAAACCCTCGGACAGATGTTTGAGGCGAGCTACTGCATTCTTTGCCCCTTCCAAGACGGCGATCGACTCGATGAAAAGTTTATCTATCAAAACCCCAAAGCTGTTGGTATCCAAACCGAAGCCCAACCAGAAGATATCGCCGAATTTCTTAGTCACACCGTATGGGAGACCTTCGACGTAGAAATAATCTCCGATGTCGCCACCGACGAACGCCTCCAACAACAAACCCCAGAAATTTGGCAACGGCAAACTGCCTATCAGAGAGCCAATATCCGCTCCAGCTTAATTGTGCCCCTGATTTTTCGCCTGGAACTCATGGCAGTGCTAGCTCTGCACCAATGCGCCCAACCCCGCCAGTGGCAAGATGATGAGGTGCAGCTCGTGTTTATGGTAGCGGACCAAGCCGCCTTATCCCTGTCCCAAGCCCGAGCTTACGAGCAGGCCCAGGCTTTGGCCAAGCGAGAAGCACTAATTAACACCATCACCACGGCTATTCGCTCCAGCCTCAACCCCCAGGATATTTTCGCCGCCATTACCGAGCAACTCGGAGAAGCTCTGCAGGTAGATGGGTGCGCCTTATCCCTCTGGACAGAACAAGATGAGTATGTGCAATGTGTGGGCCTGTACGACAAGGGCCAATCAGTGGTAGTAGAAGAGTCTTGGCAAGGGGATGGGGGGACCAGGGGCGGTGTAGGGGCGAATGGCCATTCGCCCCTACAGGGACCAGGGGACGGGGGGACTGGGGGGAGTGTGGGGAGTGTGGGGAGTGTGGGAAGTGTGGGAAGTGTGGGGAGTGTGGGAAGTGTGGGGAGCAATCTTCCTCCCCATCCCCCCCATCCCCCCATCCCCCCCATCCCCCTTGCCCCCTCTTCCCCATCCTCCCACCCCTCCCCATCTCCCCATCCCCCCGTCACCCCGTCTCCGAGTCTCCCCGTCTCCGAGTCCCCCCCTCCCCCAGCCGCCAAAGGACTGCCCAGGTCCGTGGTGCCGATTCGAGGAAATCCAGTGCAGCTACAGTTGCTGGCAACCCAAGAACCGGTAGTGGTGAACGATTTGCAATCAGAGCCAGAGCTGAATGTGCCGGAACTGCCCCTGCGATCTCCCGCCCGGGCGCTGCTGGTGGTGCCTTTGCTGTCTGATGGCCAGATTATTGGTAGCATTTCTTTGCGTCAAACCAATGCACCACGCCGGTGGCTGCAATCGGAAATTGACTTGGCTCAGGCGGTGGCGGCCCAAGCGGCGATCGCGGTGCAACAGTCCCGCCTCTATCAAACCACCCGCCAGCAAGCCGAGCGGTTATTGGAACTCGATCGGGTGAAAACCGAATTTTTCCAAAACATTTCCCACGAATTCCGCACCCCCCTCACCCTCACCATCGGGCCCTTAGAGGCAGCGGTAGAACAAAACCGGGATTTACCCCTCGACCAAGCCGCGATCGCCCTGCGCAACTGTCGCCGCCTCCTCCGCCTCGTCAACCAACTCCTCGACCTGCAACGCCTCGACGCCGGACGCCTGCAACCCACCTTTCGCCCCTGCGACCTCATCGCCTTCGTCGAGCAAACCGTCCTTGCCTTCCGCCCTTACTGCGAGAAAAAAGGCATCACCGTCACCACCCACCTCAACCCCTGCCCCCCCATCTACCTGGACTTGGAGAAATTCGATAAAGTCCTCTATAACCTCCTGTCCAACGCCATGAAATTCACTTTCCCGGGGGGCAGCATCACCATTTCCGTCACCTCCGCCGGAGATTACTGCCTCCTGCAGGTCAAAGATACCGGTATCGGCATCCGCACCGACCAAATCCCCCACCTATTTGAGCGCTTCCGCCAAGCCGAAGGCTCCGCCAATCGCTCATATGAAGGCAGCGGCCTTGGCCTCGCCCTTGTGAAAGAACTGGTAGAAATGCACCGAGGCCAAATCACCTTAGATTCCGTATATGGTGAAGGCAGCACCTTCACCGTATGGCTGCACACAGGCAACGCCCACCTACCCCCAGACCAAATCATCGAAGTACCCACATCAGTTCTCCCCAGCCGTGCCGAAGTAGAATTAGCCGATGTGGAAATCGAAGATTATATGGATGAAGAAGACTTAATACCCCCCCAAACAGGGGATAACATCATATCCGTGGCCAAAGATAGCAGCCCCCAACCACAGGCAGCTACACTACAGGGGGTTGCCCCCACAATTCTGGTGGTAGATGATAATGCCGACCTGCGCCACTACCTCTGGACAATACTGCATTCCCAAGGCTATCGCCTCATCCTCGGGCGCAATGGCGCTCAAGGATTCGACCTGGCGCGTCATCACAAACCAGACTTAATCATTACCGATTTGATGATGCCTTTAGTCTCCGGCTTGGAGATGATTGCCAGTATCAGAGAAGATGAAAACTTAAAAGGAACTCCGATTATTTTACTCACCGCCAAAGCCAATGAAGAAACCCGGATTGAAGGCACAGAAAAGGGAGCCGATGCTTATTTAGCCAAACCCTTCAATGACCGGGAGCTATTAGCACTGGTGCGCAATCTTCTATCTCTCAAAGCTACGGAAAAACAAGTAGCTCAGTTGAATACTTATTTAACTCAGTCCGTGCTGAAGCGGTTTTTACCCCCCTCGATGGTGGAGAAAGCTGCCGCCGGGGAGTTAGAGCTAGACTTGCAACCAGAACCCCGGCTAATTACAATTTTGTTCAGCGATATCGTCGGGTTTACCCCCCTAGCGAATACTCTACGCTCTCGTCGGGTGGCCGAGGTCCTCAATGAGTATTTGGCAGAAATGACCACCGCCGTGTTTGATAATGGCGGTGTGGTGGATAAGTTTGTGGGCGATGCGATTATTGCTTTATTCGGAGCGCCGGAAGATTGTAGTCCTAACGAGCAAGTCAGCCGCGCCGTCGCCGCCGCCAGACAAATGCTCCGCAGACTGGAGGACCTCAATCGGAAGTGGCAAGAGCAGGGACTCCCAGCGGTCCGCTTCCGTTGCGGTATCCACCAAGGGACGGCAGTGGTGGGTCTGTTTGGGGGCGAGGAACGGGCGGACTACACCGCGATCGGCCCTTCTGTGAACATTGCCGCCAGACTGCAAGAAGCCGCCGAACCCGGTTCTATCCTGGTTTCTGCTGCGGTAGCTGATTATCTGTCTGATGATGAAATTACCAAATTCGGTCCCCTGCAACTGAAAGGTATCGATGAAACTGTACTGGCATTTTTCGTCACACCCGAAGCCAGGGGGTTGTAG
- the hisB gene encoding imidazoleglycerol-phosphate dehydratase HisB — MQISDRPTTATPVETLTPTRTATVSRTTKETDVSVTVNLDGLGRCTAATGIPFLDHMLDQIASHGLIDLEVRATGDLEIDDHHTNEDVGITLGMALHKALGDRKGIVRFGNFTAPLDEALIQVALDFSGRPHLSYGLQIPTQRVGTYDTQLVREFFVALVNHSQMTLHIRQLDGINSHHIIEATFKAFARSMRMAVEIDPRRAGAIPSSKGVL; from the coding sequence ATGCAAATTAGCGATCGTCCAACCACCGCCACGCCAGTAGAAACGCTAACCCCCACACGCACCGCCACCGTCAGCCGTACCACCAAAGAAACCGATGTCAGCGTTACCGTAAACCTCGACGGTTTGGGACGCTGCACGGCGGCGACGGGGATTCCTTTTCTTGACCATATGCTCGACCAAATCGCCTCCCACGGACTCATTGACTTGGAAGTGCGCGCTACCGGGGATTTGGAAATCGACGACCATCACACAAATGAAGATGTAGGCATTACATTGGGGATGGCGCTGCACAAAGCCTTGGGCGATCGTAAAGGTATCGTCCGCTTCGGCAACTTCACCGCCCCCCTCGATGAAGCCCTCATCCAAGTTGCCCTGGACTTTTCCGGGCGTCCCCACCTCAGCTATGGGTTACAAATCCCCACCCAGCGAGTGGGCACCTACGACACCCAGCTAGTGCGAGAATTTTTTGTAGCCTTGGTGAACCATAGCCAAATGACCCTGCATATCCGCCAATTAGACGGCATCAACTCCCACCATATCATCGAGGCCACCTTCAAAGCCTTTGCTCGCTCGATGCGGATGGCAGTAGAAATCGACCCCCGCCGAGCTGGCGCCATTCCCAGTTCCAAAGGCGTGCTTTAG
- a CDS encoding SDR family oxidoreductase, whose translation MSKTILITGASSGIGKVTAKYFQEKGWNVVATMRSPEKEAELNQLDNVLVTRLDVQDSASITSAVKEGIAKFGKIDVLLNNAGYGAYGVLEATPIEKIKRQFDVNVIGILETTKAVLPHFRSNKDGMIINVSSIGGKTTFPLGTLYHGSKFAVEGLSEALSFEMEAIGVRVKIVEPGAIKTDFGGRSLDFNNDESLTEYQEFVGKVLSGLGSLEAIGSDPVVVAEVIYQAATDGTDQLRYTAGADAEQIAAYRKSVDDNTFIDGIKARFGLK comes from the coding sequence ATGAGCAAAACAATTCTGATCACCGGCGCCAGCAGCGGGATTGGCAAAGTAACTGCAAAGTATTTTCAAGAAAAGGGCTGGAATGTGGTGGCTACGATGCGCAGTCCAGAAAAAGAAGCAGAGCTGAATCAGCTCGATAATGTCTTGGTGACAAGACTGGATGTGCAAGATTCTGCCAGCATTACCAGTGCTGTTAAGGAAGGTATCGCCAAATTTGGCAAAATAGATGTGCTGTTGAATAATGCGGGCTATGGGGCCTATGGCGTACTTGAGGCAACACCGATCGAGAAGATTAAGCGGCAGTTTGATGTGAATGTGATTGGGATTTTGGAGACCACCAAGGCAGTTCTCCCCCATTTCCGCAGCAATAAAGATGGGATGATCATCAACGTTTCCTCGATCGGCGGTAAGACCACCTTTCCCCTGGGGACACTCTATCACGGCTCAAAGTTTGCGGTGGAGGGCCTCTCAGAAGCACTCAGCTTTGAGATGGAGGCGATCGGGGTGCGCGTGAAAATCGTTGAGCCCGGTGCGATCAAAACTGACTTCGGGGGCCGTTCTTTGGACTTCAACAACGATGAAAGTCTCACCGAGTACCAAGAATTCGTCGGCAAAGTTTTGTCTGGCTTGGGTTCTCTAGAAGCGATCGGCTCCGATCCGGTAGTGGTGGCGGAAGTGATTTATCAGGCAGCCACCGATGGCACAGATCAACTCCGTTATACTGCCGGAGCCGATGCCGAGCAAATTGCCGCTTACCGAAAATCTGTTGATGACAACACATTTATCGACGGCATCAAGGCGCGGTTTGGCCTGAAATAG
- a CDS encoding ATP-binding protein has translation MENFWLYAELEAEATNPQALLSWHNNHTRNAHELISSIATEIAAADRVSDLELDLRPAHVKMSKLKLTKLVTELVDNAFKFSPPNTTVTITLKIIGSSFELQITDQGRGMNSDEIIALGAYMQFSRKLYAQKGSGLGLAIAKRLTELHDGHFAIHSISGVATTVKVILPAT, from the coding sequence ATGGAGAATTTTTGGCTATATGCAGAACTGGAAGCCGAAGCCACAAATCCTCAAGCTCTATTATCTTGGCACAACAATCACACCCGCAATGCTCACGAGCTGATTAGTAGCATCGCTACGGAAATAGCCGCCGCCGATCGCGTCTCCGACTTGGAATTAGACCTTAGACCTGCTCATGTCAAAATGTCTAAACTAAAGCTGACCAAATTGGTGACGGAATTGGTGGATAATGCTTTCAAGTTTTCCCCCCCCAACACTACCGTGACTATCACTCTGAAAATCATTGGCTCAAGTTTTGAATTGCAGATTACAGACCAAGGACGCGGTATGAATAGTGACGAAATCATCGCCTTGGGTGCCTATATGCAGTTTTCCCGCAAGCTATACGCCCAAAAAGGTTCCGGTTTGGGACTAGCCATTGCTAAACGCCTCACGGAATTGCACGACGGTCATTTTGCTATCCACAGTATTTCTGGTGTCGCCACTACCGTAAAAGTAATTCTCCCCGCCACTTGA
- a CDS encoding response regulator, whose protein sequence is MATILVIEDDQFVRENIIELLEAEDFVAVGAENGSAGVVLAQAENPDLIICDVMMPELDGFGVLQELRSHEATATIPFIFLTAKADQIDRRQGMELGADDYLTKPFTRADILKAIATRLEKKALVERKPSKN, encoded by the coding sequence ATGGCCACAATTTTAGTCATAGAAGACGACCAATTTGTGAGAGAAAATATTATCGAACTCCTAGAAGCTGAGGATTTTGTCGCCGTAGGGGCTGAAAATGGCAGCGCTGGCGTGGTGCTAGCACAGGCAGAAAATCCAGATTTAATCATCTGCGATGTGATGATGCCAGAGCTGGACGGATTTGGGGTTTTGCAAGAATTGCGCTCCCACGAAGCAACTGCTACTATTCCCTTTATTTTCCTCACCGCCAAAGCCGATCAAATCGACCGCCGCCAAGGCATGGAACTAGGAGCCGATGATTACCTAACCAAACCCTTTACCCGGGCTGATATCTTAAAAGCAATTGCTACCCGCTTAGAAAAAAAAGCGCTGGTGGAGCGAAAACCGAGCAAAAATTAG